The DNA window CGCGAAGTCTCCCAAAAAAGTACTTTACACTGAATGCGTAAAATGGAAAAGCAATTAGCGTAACGATTGTTAACTTCACATTCATGGTTAACATGATTCCAATTGCAATAAGAATGGTTGCTAAATCTAGCCACACATTCATTAACCCAATCATTACAAAGTTCTTGGTTTGCTCTACATCATTGATTACCCTTGAAATAACTTCCCCTGCGCGAGTATTAGAATAATATTTTAAACTTAATTTTTGCAGATGAATGTACATTTTTTGACGAATATCGTACAGTATTTTATTACTCACTAATTGTGCCAAATATTGTCGATAATACTCAATAGGTGGACGAACGATTAGAAAGACTAACGCCGTACCTCCTAACCAATACACTAATTGCTGTATCTTTTCTGCATCAGTTAACGCTTCTGCCCCAATAATATCGTCAATCACGATTTTAATAAGGAGCGGTATAAATAAAGGTATTGCAAATTTTATGATACCTATGACAATTGTTAAAAATATTTGTAAGTTATATGGTTTAACAAATTGCATATATCGCTTCATCGAGCTCATACATTTTCTTCCTTTCTAACACTGGAAAAACCTGTTGTATGTATTCAACAGGTTTTTCGTCTACTCATTCAGCTTTTTATAGAAATGATAACGACTTGTCCATGCGTCTATAAAGTCAGGCGCGAACGGGCCTCTTCTTTGTTTTATCCAAGAAAGCAGTTTTTCAATATTCCGCTCTAGAATACCGTCCATTTCATCTGGATATTTCATCTCTTTTTTATGTTGTTCATATTCGTCCTCATCCAAAATCGTGTAGGTCATATCTGGAAAAACCTTCACGTCTAAATCATAATCAATGTATTTTAGCCTTTGATTATTATAGACAAATGGTGAGCTTATGTTGATGTAGTAATACACACCATCTTCACGTAACATACAAATAATATTAAACCAATGTTCTGCATGAAAGTAACAAATAGAAGGCTCTCTTGTAATCCAGGTTCTACCATCTGCCTCTATTACAAGTGTACGTTCGTTTGCACCTATAACAATATTTTTGGTGCCCTTTAAAACCATCGTCTCCTGCCAGACACGGTGGATACGGCCATTATGCTTATAGCTGTGAATTTGAATAATTTCTCCTTCTGTTGGAATCGCCATGACTTAGCCACCTTTTTATCAAGCGCAAGATTGAATTTTATACTTATTTACTTATTATAGCAATCCATAGGAAAAAACTGTAGTAAAAAAATCAGCGAAGGCATTTTGCCTTCGCTGACTTTTGGTGAATCCATGTAATTATTTCGATTGGTTAGAAGAACTATTTGCCCCGTTAGCTTGTTGTTGTTTTTTCATTTCAGCTTGACGGTTCTGTTGTCTCACTTCTGTAACATCAGTTTCAGATGCAAACTCAGTGTTTAGGGATTGCTTTTGGGATTTACCTAACTGAGATTGGCGATTTTGTTCTCTTACCTCTTGAAGATTTGTTTCAGATGCAAACTCAGCATTTTTGGATGTAGAGTTTGGTCCTTTACCAAAATTCTTTTTCATGGATTTCACCTCCGCACACATATATCATGTGTACTTTAAGAAATATTATTCATTTTTTTTTTACATTTTTATCGATCGTCCACCATCAACTATAATTGTTTGACCTCTGATCATGGAGGCGTCATCCGACAATAAAAACATAGCGGTTTTCACCATATCCTCTATTTCGACCATTCTTCCTGCCGGAGTATTTACTCGTGCATCTTCTAATAATTGTTCACGATTTGGAAAATGCTTTAATGCATCTGTATCGAGTGCTCCACCAGAAACGGTGTTAACAGCAATTCCTTTTTCAGCAAGCTCTACAGCTAAGTAGCGTGTAATGGATTCAATTGCAGCCTTTGATACACCGACCGTTGTATAATTTTCTAAATAACGAATGGATCCTAGAGAACTGATTCCTAATATTTTCCCACCATCAGGCATCAGCTTAGCAGCTTCTTGCGCTCCAAAAAGCATTGCTTTTGCGTTAATATTCATTGTCCAATCCCAATGTGACTCTTCTAACCCCATAACCGGACGCAATACGCCTGAAGCCGCATTGCTAACGAAGATATCTAAACGACCAAATTCTTCTTTGATTGTTTGGAACATGGCACGAAGTTTTTCTACATCCCCAACATTTGCTCGGAGAAGAAGTGCTTTTCTTCCTAACGCTTCTATTTCTTGTACTGTTTCAAGTGCTGCTGTTTTACTTCGAGCATAATTAACAACAATATCGTATCCGTTTTTTGCAAGCTCAATGGCAAGTGCTTTGCCTAATCCTCGGCTACTTCCAGTGACTAATGCTACTTTGTTTGTTGACATCATATATTGTTCCTTTCTTTCCATGCATTCCAAATCTTTATTACTGGAACAGGCATTGGTTGATTACTTACTTCTTCTTTTGTGAACCATTTACATGGAGCTGGCAGTTCTTTCTCTGTTACTAATTCTCCTTCAAAACTCTCCACTTCCCATACTAAATGAGAAAATATATGTTTAAACGCTATTAATTCATTCTCTTTTTTTATCGCTATTCCATAATCGTGCTCCACTACTTCTTCTACTGTGTGAGTAGCGGTAGGAAGCTCTACCATAGGGAATTGCCACATATTTGCAAGCAATCCCTTGGATGGGCGTTTCTCCAATAAAATTTGTCCGTTATCTCTTTCTATAACAACAGCCTTCATTTTATGTAATTTCGTTTTTTTATTTATTGTTTTAATTGGTAACTCTTCTTGCTTGCCTTCAAAAAAGGCTGTGCAGTATTCTCTTACTGGACAGAGTAAACATTTCGGCTTGGTTGGGGTACATATTACCGCTCCCAGCTCCATTAATCCTTGATTGAATGCAGAAGGATTATTTTCGTCTATTAACTCCATTACTGCTTCTTCAAATATTTTCTTCGTTTTTGGCTTCGCGATATCTTCTTTTATGAATAAAAGACGAGAGAGTACTCGCATTACATTGCCATCTACTGCATGCTCTGGAACTCCATATGCAATACTAAGAACAGCACCTGCTGTATAGGGTCCGACGCCTTTAAGCTTCGAAATTTCTTTCCGAGTCGATGGAACGACACTTCCGTAAGCTTCGACAACTTCTTTTACGCCTGCTTGTAAGTTGCGTGCTCGTGAATAATACCCTAAACCTTCCCATTCTTTTAAAAGCTCACCTTCTTTTGCAGTAGCAAGTGACTCAAGGGAAGGATATTTTGCGATAAATCTTTCATAATAAGGAATAACGGTATCCACTTTTGTTTGCTGGAGCATTACTTCAGAAACCCAAATTTTATATGGATCTTTTGTTTTTCTCCAAGGTAAATCACGTTTTTCTTCTAGAAACCAGGAAACTAGGGCACTTCTAACTTGTTTTTTGTATAATTCGTTCAATTTAAGAACCTTCCTCACGATTATTGTTAACAAATACGTGGTATATAATAATAAGTACTTTGTTATCTATCCATTTTATTTTATGATGAAGATAACTTGTTGTCCAAAAAGGAGCTGATGTAGCATGGATACAGGTACACATATCGTTATGGGTATTGCGCTTGGAGGATTAGCGTTAGCAGACCCTGTCGTAGCAAGTAGTTCCCTTACTACTACTGCAGTTATTGCTGGCACAATCATTGGTTCTCAAGCACCTGACATAGATACCGTTTTAAAGTTACGTAACAATGCAGTTTATATTCGACATCATCGTGGTATTACACATTCTATCCCAGCTGTACTTTTATGGCCATTGCTTATTTCGGGTGTTTTATGGCTCATCATACCTGAAGCAAACTTTTTACACTTATGGCTTTGGACATTTTTAGCTGTATTTTTACATGTTTTTGTAGACATTTTTAACTCGTATGGAACACAAGCTTTACGGCCATTTTCTAAAAAATGGGTTGCGCTTGGCGTTATTAATACCTTTGATCCGATTATTTTCGGTATTCATGTAATAGGTTTATTATTGTGGATGTTTGGTTCTAATCCCGTTACGACCTTGCTTATTATGTACGTCGTAATAGTCGTCTATTACATTTCCCGATTTGCCGTTCAAAGTGCTGTAAAAAATTCTGTAAAACATACACTTCCGGATGCAGAGGAAATTATTGTAGCTCCAACCATGAAGTTTTTCCAATGGAGAGTTGCAGCTATTTCAGACAAACATCATTATGTCGGAAGGGCATACGGACGATCAATAACAATTTATGATAAATTTGATCGAGTTCCCTTACCAGAGACCGCTCTAGTAAAAGCGGCATTAAAAGATAGAAACTTAAGCGCTTTTACATCCTTTTCCCCCATTTTCAGATGGGAAATTACGAAATTTGAGCATATACATGAAGTTCGATTAATTGATTTACGATATCGAAATAATGATTATTACCCCTTCGTTGCAGTTGTCCATTTAAATGAAGAACTTGAAATCCTTAACTCTTATACAGGTTGGATTTTTAGCGAGGACAAGCTTCGAAAAAAATTAGATTTTCTATCCAATTAAAATATAGAAATGCTAGGACAAAAAAATGTCCTAGCTTTTTTACTGAAGAAAATCATCCACTTCAAGGAGATGTTTATACTTTTCATTTGTACTAGCAAATTCATGGAGCTGCCCGCCATAACCATCAATCCATTTTTTAATTACCATTTCGGTCACTGCTGCTCCTTTGTAATCGTAACCTGCACGCGCATAAGACGATTCAAAATCGGACCAAAGTAATTCAATCCATGCTCTAGCCTTTGATGCTGAAAGTTGCTCATTTTTTTCAAGTAATTGTTTTGTTAAAGCGTCTATTTTATGCTGCATGTTATTTTCCTTCCTTAATTGTCTCTAATAATGAAATAGGTAATGCTTCCTCAAACTTGTCTCCACCTAGACGGTATCCCCATGCAAATTGACCTTTTAGATATTCTACCTGAAAAAACATACCTGGATCGCCGGTAATTCTATACATTTCTCCTGGCTTAATAGATGTAGGATCTATTAAAAACGCTTGTGCCATCGTTGCTTTCCGTTCATATACAGCATATTCATTTACAATGCCTAGCTGTTCCGCTTTTCGTGCTTTCTCTTTTAAATTAGCAATTTCTGTTCTAAGCTCTTGCTCAGTCATCTGACTATATTTTTTTTCATTCATCCTGTTGTTCCAGCTCCTTCTTTTCTATATAAAGATCGATATGCTCAGCAGGAAATCCTTTTAGATATAGTGCTTGTTTCACACGCCTTCTCAGATCATAACTGCTATATTTGGAAGCATACTTTCTCCATATTTTATCGCCTTGTATTGCAATGATTGCTTCCCATTCTTCCTCTTCTTTTTCCAGTTCAAATGAGTCAATTGCTTGGGAAATTATCGTAAAGTTATATCCTTTTCTTTGTAAAGTATCTTGTACTTTTTGTTTTATTTGTCTAGGAGTCTTACTCTGATATTGATTAATAATTTTTTCTGTTAGGGTTCGAGCAATAGTTAGCTGTTCTTCCTCCGAATAAGAAGCCAATACTTCTTCGGTCAAATCCTTTTCAATCCCTTTTTTCTTTAGTTCTTGTCGAATTGCTCCGGGACCTTTTTTGCTATTTTTCTTTTGAGTTTCTATTAATGCTTTTGAAAAGTTTTCGTCATTTAAAAAACCATGCTCATATAATTTTCGAATTGCCTCTAGAATGACGGCTTCTCCATATTCACTCATTAATAGTTTTTGTTTCACTTCATGTTCACTTCTCATACGGTAACTCAAAAAGTTAATCGCTTTATTATAAGCCTTTCTCACTTCATCATCAAAAACGATTTCATCTAGTGTGAAAGCCTCTATTACTTTTCCTTTTGTAAGCTGATATTTTATTAATACTGCTTCATCCACACTAAACGCATACTTTTCATCTAAATATATATTATACCGTTCATTATTGTTTTTTTGACGACCTATTCTTGTAATAATCGGCATTTAGACATCTCCATTCATCTTTCTTCAATTATAACGTATATCTTCGTAGGTGATAAATGATTGGACTGCTATTATATTGATAAAAGGGGAGGTTGGAAAAAATGAAAATAGCAATTACAGGAGGAACTGGTTTTGTAGGAAGAGCATTAACGGAACTATTGAAGCAAAGAGGACACGACGTTTTTATTTTATCTCGGTCAGCTAATAAAAATACAGACAACGTAGCTATTATTAACTGGCTAACAAATGATGCTCACCCTGAAAAAAAGTTAGAAGGTATAGACGCCATTGTGAATTTAGCAGGAGAATCTATAAATAATGGTAGATGGACAGAAGCGCAAAAAAAGAAAATTTATGAGAGTCGTATGCAAGCAACAGATGAGATTCTTCGAATAGTAAAAGCTTTACACCATAAACCGAAAGTTCTAGTGAACGCAAGCGCAATTGGCATTTATCCAGCCTCCAACGAGAGAATATATACAGAACAATCTACGATTATTGGAACAGACTTTCTAGCAAAAACCGTAGATGATTGGGAACAAAAAGCAAAACTAGCAGAGCAATTAGGCATCCGCGTAGCTTTTGGTAGACTTGGAATCATTCTTGGAAAAAGCGAAGGCGCACTGCCTCTTATGGCTCTTCCATATAAAATGTTTTTTGGAGGTCCAGTGGGTTCCGGTCAAAACTGGATGTCGTGGGTTCATGTGGAAGATGTAGCGAATGCACTTCTTTTTGCAATTGAACACGATATACATGGCGCTTTTAATGTGGCTGCTCCCAATGCAAAAAAAATGAGTGATTTTGGTAAATCATTAGCTAAAGTTTTAAAACGCCCGCATTACTTCCCTGTTCCTTCTTTCGCCTTAAAGTTTGCACTCGGCGAGAAAAGTCAACTCGTACTAGAGGGCCAGCATGTCATTCCAGAAGTGTTAAAAGAAAAAGGATTTACATTTAAATTTCCTGACCTAACTAGTGCTTTAACTGATATTTATACATGAATAAACAAGCCTTAATGGCGCAACCTACTAAAAAAAGAAAGGTTGCGTTTTTATGTGGAAACACCATATTGTGGGTATCGTTTTAGCTGCATTAATAATAAGTATTGGTTTCTCGTATCAGCCGTTCTCAGCTCAAGGAAAAGAAATTCATTGGGGATTAAAAAGGGCTACGAATGAAAAACAAGCAGAAGCTGGTGCAGAGCTCGATGCTTTACTCGAAAAACATGGAGCTATTTACAAAGGACCTGCGGATAAAAAAGTACTCTACTTAACGTTTGATAATGGATACGAAAACGGTTATACGGAAAGCATTCTAGATACATTAAAGGCCGAGAAGATTAGAGCTACATTCTTTTTAACAGGTCATTATTTAGAAAGTGCAACTCCGCTTGTCAAACGGATGATAGAGGATGGGCACCAAATTGGCAACCATTCATATGGGCATCCCAATTTAGCGAGACTTTCTAAAGATGAAATTAAAAAAGAACTGCAGAAATTTGATAATCGCTTAAAGGAGCTTACCTCATTAGAAAGAACAACCGTCACTCGACCACCTGAAGGTATTTTTAATGAGCAAGTGCTAGAGGCGGCAAATGAAATTGGGCACCAACACTTTTTTTGGTCAATTGCTTTTATTGATTGGCATAGAGATCAGAAAAAAGGTGGGAAATACGCCTATGATCAATTAATGTCACAAATTCACCCTGGAGCTATTATTTTAATGCATACTGTTTCACCTGATAATGCAGAAGGTCTACCTTCATTTATAAAAGATGCAAGAAAAATGGGATATACATTTGGAACACTAGATGATTTAAACATAAATAAACTGGATATTCCGCTTTCTTTTCTTCCTCGGTAATGTCCTTTATAATAGAAAGATGATTGTAAAGGACGTGAAGGAATGAAAGAACAAGAAGCAATTCAAGTGGGACAACAATTCCCTTTAACGATTAAAAGACTAGGAATTAATGGAGAAGGCGTTGGCTTTTTCAAGCGCAGTGCTGTATTTGTAAAAGGTGCATTACCTGGGGAGATAATTACTGCAGAGGTAACGGCAGCAAAACCAAAATACGCAGAAGCAACGATCAAAAAAATCCGACAAGCTTCTCCACACCGAGTAAATCCTCCATGCTCTATTTATGAAGCTTGTGGTGGTTGTCAACTTCAACATATGACATACGAAAGACAACTTATTGAAAAGAGAGATTTGGTTATTCAAGCACTGGAACGTTATGTGAAAGATTTGGCTCCAACAATTGAAGTGAGACAAACAATTGGCATGGACAATCCTTGGCATTATCGAAACAAAAGTCAATTCCAAGTAAGAGAACTAGGTGACAAAGTGATCGCAGGATTGTATGCAGAAGAATCGAACATGTTAATCGACATTAACGAATGTTCCGTACAACATCCTGTCACAACACATATTACAAATGAAATAAAAAAACACTTACAAGAATTAAATATCTCCATTTATGACGGAAGAAATTCTAAAGGTATTGTGCGCACGATTGTCGTTCGAACAGGTATGAAAA is part of the Psychrobacillus sp. FSL H8-0483 genome and encodes:
- a CDS encoding YfhH family protein, encoding MNEKKYSQMTEQELRTEIANLKEKARKAEQLGIVNEYAVYERKATMAQAFLIDPTSIKPGEMYRITGDPGMFFQVEYLKGQFAWGYRLGGDKFEEALPISLLETIKEGK
- the fabL gene encoding enoyl-[acyl-carrier-protein] reductase FabL, with amino-acid sequence MSTNKVALVTGSSRGLGKALAIELAKNGYDIVVNYARSKTAALETVQEIEALGRKALLLRANVGDVEKLRAMFQTIKEEFGRLDIFVSNAASGVLRPVMGLEESHWDWTMNINAKAMLFGAQEAAKLMPDGGKILGISSLGSIRYLENYTTVGVSKAAIESITRYLAVELAEKGIAVNTVSGGALDTDALKHFPNREQLLEDARVNTPAGRMVEIEDMVKTAMFLLSDDASMIRGQTIIVDGGRSIKM
- the recX gene encoding recombination regulator RecX, encoding MPIITRIGRQKNNNERYNIYLDEKYAFSVDEAVLIKYQLTKGKVIEAFTLDEIVFDDEVRKAYNKAINFLSYRMRSEHEVKQKLLMSEYGEAVILEAIRKLYEHGFLNDENFSKALIETQKKNSKKGPGAIRQELKKKGIEKDLTEEVLASYSEEEQLTIARTLTEKIINQYQSKTPRQIKQKVQDTLQRKGYNFTIISQAIDSFELEKEEEEWEAIIAIQGDKIWRKYASKYSSYDLRRRVKQALYLKGFPAEHIDLYIEKKELEQQDE
- a CDS encoding metal-dependent hydrolase, with product MDTGTHIVMGIALGGLALADPVVASSSLTTTAVIAGTIIGSQAPDIDTVLKLRNNAVYIRHHRGITHSIPAVLLWPLLISGVLWLIIPEANFLHLWLWTFLAVFLHVFVDIFNSYGTQALRPFSKKWVALGVINTFDPIIFGIHVIGLLLWMFGSNPVTTLLIMYVVIVVYYISRFAVQSAVKNSVKHTLPDAEEIIVAPTMKFFQWRVAAISDKHHYVGRAYGRSITIYDKFDRVPLPETALVKAALKDRNLSAFTSFSPIFRWEITKFEHIHEVRLIDLRYRNNDYYPFVAVVHLNEELEILNSYTGWIFSEDKLRKKLDFLSN
- a CDS encoding YfhJ family protein, which translates into the protein MQHKIDALTKQLLEKNEQLSASKARAWIELLWSDFESSYARAGYDYKGAAVTEMVIKKWIDGYGGQLHEFASTNEKYKHLLEVDDFLQ
- the mutY gene encoding A/G-specific adenine glycosylase, whose translation is MNELYKKQVRSALVSWFLEEKRDLPWRKTKDPYKIWVSEVMLQQTKVDTVIPYYERFIAKYPSLESLATAKEGELLKEWEGLGYYSRARNLQAGVKEVVEAYGSVVPSTRKEISKLKGVGPYTAGAVLSIAYGVPEHAVDGNVMRVLSRLLFIKEDIAKPKTKKIFEEAVMELIDENNPSAFNQGLMELGAVICTPTKPKCLLCPVREYCTAFFEGKQEELPIKTINKKTKLHKMKAVVIERDNGQILLEKRPSKGLLANMWQFPMVELPTATHTVEEVVEHDYGIAIKKENELIAFKHIFSHLVWEVESFEGELVTEKELPAPCKWFTKEEVSNQPMPVPVIKIWNAWKERNNI
- a CDS encoding TIGR01777 family oxidoreductase, with the protein product MKIAITGGTGFVGRALTELLKQRGHDVFILSRSANKNTDNVAIINWLTNDAHPEKKLEGIDAIVNLAGESINNGRWTEAQKKKIYESRMQATDEILRIVKALHHKPKVLVNASAIGIYPASNERIYTEQSTIIGTDFLAKTVDDWEQKAKLAEQLGIRVAFGRLGIILGKSEGALPLMALPYKMFFGGPVGSGQNWMSWVHVEDVANALLFAIEHDIHGAFNVAAPNAKKMSDFGKSLAKVLKRPHYFPVPSFALKFALGEKSQLVLEGQHVIPEVLKEKGFTFKFPDLTSALTDIYT
- a CDS encoding polysaccharide deacetylase family protein translates to MWKHHIVGIVLAALIISIGFSYQPFSAQGKEIHWGLKRATNEKQAEAGAELDALLEKHGAIYKGPADKKVLYLTFDNGYENGYTESILDTLKAEKIRATFFLTGHYLESATPLVKRMIEDGHQIGNHSYGHPNLARLSKDEIKKELQKFDNRLKELTSLERTTVTRPPEGIFNEQVLEAANEIGHQHFFWSIAFIDWHRDQKKGGKYAYDQLMSQIHPGAIILMHTVSPDNAEGLPSFIKDARKMGYTFGTLDDLNINKLDIPLSFLPR
- a CDS encoding gamma-type small acid-soluble spore protein, translated to MKKNFGKGPNSTSKNAEFASETNLQEVREQNRQSQLGKSQKQSLNTEFASETDVTEVRQQNRQAEMKKQQQANGANSSSNQSK
- a CDS encoding DUF402 domain-containing protein, translated to MAIPTEGEIIQIHSYKHNGRIHRVWQETMVLKGTKNIVIGANERTLVIEADGRTWITREPSICYFHAEHWFNIICMLREDGVYYYINISSPFVYNNQRLKYIDYDLDVKVFPDMTYTILDEDEYEQHKKEMKYPDEMDGILERNIEKLLSWIKQRRGPFAPDFIDAWTSRYHFYKKLNE